The following coding sequences are from one Paenibacillus sp. FSL R5-0912 window:
- a CDS encoding nitroreductase family protein has protein sequence MSTMTGKYHTTNDFNEIVLERRSVKAYDPEVKISREEMTEILAEASRAPSAINMQPWRFLVIDSAEGKEKLAPLASFNQTQALTSSAVIAVFYDAKNVEYIDEIFGKSVELGYMPSDVKDIQLQQVKPYYAGISASELRDVNLIDSGLISMQLMLVARAHGYDTNPMAGYEKDKIAEAFGLDKDRFQPVMLISIGKAAKEGYPSYRLPVETITTWA, from the coding sequence ATGAGTACAATGACCGGGAAATACCATACAACCAACGATTTCAATGAAATCGTTCTGGAGCGCCGTTCCGTGAAGGCCTATGATCCTGAAGTGAAAATCAGCCGGGAGGAAATGACCGAGATTCTGGCGGAAGCCTCCCGTGCACCGTCTGCCATTAACATGCAGCCATGGCGTTTCCTTGTTATTGACAGTGCGGAAGGCAAAGAAAAACTTGCACCGCTGGCCTCCTTCAACCAAACGCAAGCTCTGACTTCCTCGGCAGTTATTGCGGTATTTTACGATGCAAAGAATGTTGAATATATAGACGAGATTTTCGGAAAATCGGTGGAGCTTGGTTACATGCCGAGCGACGTCAAGGATATACAGCTGCAACAAGTGAAGCCTTATTATGCGGGAATATCTGCATCCGAGCTGCGTGATGTGAATCTGATTGACTCGGGGCTTATTTCGATGCAGCTGATGCTTGTTGCCCGGGCCCATGGATATGACACCAACCCGATGGCCGGTTATGAGAAGGACAAGATTGCTGAAGCTTTTGGCCTGGACAAAGACCGGTTCCAGCCGGTCATGCTGATCTCGATAGGGAAAGCAGCCAAAGAAGGTTACCCTTCCTACCGCCTGCCGGTTGAGACAATCACAACCTGGGCATAA